The following are encoded in a window of Vespa crabro chromosome 2, iyVesCrab1.2, whole genome shotgun sequence genomic DNA:
- the LOC124433038 gene encoding late histone H1-like has translation MEDTGSNVGGGGTVIDNINETTTTATPAATTVKPTTTKKVAKPKAKAQRPKSTHPPTSEMVTAAIKDLKDRKGSSLQAIKKYVIATYKVDGDKVTPFIKKYLKNAVSSGTVVQTKGKGASGSFKLSNVKTTAGGGVGTAGAAGGGSGVKAKAQQRRLTKEKKITNDKFVEKKTVAARKAAATSTAKKTKTTPTKKNESVKKSTTDQQKKSKVTSRAAAAAAAAAAATAAAANLNAAEKKSTKKQAQPKIVWKAKKTAKAPAAKTKTPKPKKTTTTAKAVAKK, from the coding sequence ATGGAGGATACGGGAAGTAACGTAGGCGGTGGTGGAACggtaattgataatataaatgaaacaacGACAACAGCGACACCAGCGGCAACGACAGTAAAACCAACTACTACGAAGAAGGTGGCAAAACCTAAAGCCAAAGCACAAAGGCCGAAATCAACGCATCCACCGACCTCCGAAATGGTAACAGCCGCTATTAAGGATTTGAAGGATCGCAAAGGTTCGTCCCTGCAAGCGATCAAGAAATACGTTATTGCTACGTATAAGGTTGACGGTGATAAGGTAACAccatttataaagaaatatttgaagaatGCGGTATCGAGTGGTACAGTTGTACAAACCAAGGGAAAGGGTGCATCTGGATCGTTTAAACTTTCAAATGTTAAAACTACTGCTGGAGGTGGTGTTGGTACTGCTGGTGCTGCTGGTGGTGGAAGTGGCGTTAAGGCCAAGGCACAACAACGTCGtcttacaaaagaaaagaaaataaccaaTGATAAATTTGTTGAAAAGAAAACTGTTGCGGCACGCAAAGCAGCAGCAACGAGTACTGCCAAGAAAACTAAAACAACGCCGACCAAAAAAAATGAGTCCGTTAAAAAGTCGACCACCGATCaacaaaagaaatcaaaagttACTTCTAGAGCTGCTGCTGCCGCTGCTGCGGCCGCTGCCGCCACCGCAGCAGCTGCTAATCTTAACGCTGCCGAAAAGAAGTCTACGAAAAAACAGGCACAACCGAAAATCGTATGGAAAGCTAAGAAAACCGCTAAGGCACCTGCCGCCAAAACTAAAACACCAAAACCGAAGAAAACTACTACAACCGCTAAGGCCGTTgctaagaaataa